The nucleotide sequence GCTGATGTGAAAAATATTGGCGGCCCTGCGGCGGGAACCATTACCGCTGGAAAGTTCTTGGAGCATTTTACAGCCTATCCTTGGGTGCATGTAGATATTGCCGGGCCAGCGTGGAATGGTTCGGGGCGGCATTATCAACCCGCAGGTGGTACTGGATTTGGCGTTAAACTCTTGGTCGAATTTCTACGAATGCGGGTAGAAAACGCTCTTAACACCAAGGAGGATGTTTAAGAAGTTTCCTTCTCGTAACCCAATGGCGCTATGCTGCGGCATCCTTTGAAACTGATTGACCCCAAAACGTGTGTCCAAATGCGAAAATTCTTTCGATTAAGTCAACTTCTTTTACTGCCGATCGTTGTGGTGGCGCAGCAACCAAACCGTGCGGCTTTGCTCGTGTCAAGCAATAGCCAGATTTTTAATGAAGCCATCGTTTATCCTACCGAAAACAAAACAGGTTTGGCCATTTTCTTTCGCTTGCCCTACGACCGCTTGGTCTTTTCCCGCAACCGAGAAGGGGAAGGAAGTGATTCTTTTGTGGCGGAAGTTAAGGTAACGATCGAGTTGTACAAAGATGGACGAAGGATTACAGACCAAAATTGGAATGTCCGTAAATTCGCGGCTTCTTTCGAAGAAACCAAGAACAAACAAAAAGACCTAACAGGAGTGGTGCATTTTCAGTCTGATCCCGGAGTCTATGCGTGGCGGATGACGCTGAATGAACAACCCGGAATGTGGCGCTCCATCCAACTGCCAAATTTTTCGCAGGAAAACCAGATCGGGAGGCCTTTTGTCCTCACGAACACGACCGCAAACGCATTGATGGTGCAAAATCTAGCTGGAAATGTTGCCTTTGGGGCAGATGGCTTGATGGCTGCATTTGTAAATGCGGAAGCAGTAAAATGGCATTTGCTTAAAATTCCTGACCGAGAAGTTCAGAAAATGCAGGAAAGAACGGCGCGTGAACAACAAATGGGACGCGAAAGAGCCGGAGGACGATTAGGCATCCCCAACATTCAAGAAAGGGATAATCCTGAAAACATAAAACCCATCCCCGACCGTGCCGATATACCAATCCCAGAAAATGCGGTGGAAGTCGCTAAGGGCGATGTCACCAAATGGCTAAATATCGGTAAAATTAGCCCCAATGAAACTGGATTGGGGACGGAAAAAGGCGACCATAAGCTTGCGCTAATCCCGCTGGAAACCCAGTTCTTGGAAGATGGGCACTATGCAATCGTTTTAGAAGCGGGTGACAAAAAGCGCCATTATCTCTTTTCAACCCTCTGGCGTGATATGCCTATGTCTTTGTTAAATTTGGATATGGCTATAGAGAGTATGAAGTTTATTGTGGAGAAAGATGAGCTAAGACAACTGCGCAAAGGGAAAGCCAATGAGCGTGCGGAGCGGTTCAGGGCGTGGTGGAAAGCCAAAGACCCCACCCCCAATACCCCTTTTAACGAATTAATGGCCGAGTATTTTGCGCGTGTAGATTATGCGGCAATGGCCTTCCAAACCGGTACTCGCGGTATGGATGGTCTGCTCACCGACCGTGCACGGATTTACATTACACAAGGCGCTCCCGAAAAAACCTCGCGCCTTTTGCCCGATAGTGGTGGGGTTCGTGAAATTTGGGAATACCAAAGTGGTCAAAAATTTGTTTTTGAAGCAGCCTCTAGTCTCGACCCATTTGTCTTAGTAAAGTAATTTACCCCGCTAAAAATCACCAGCAACTGCCGGACTTTACCAAATTTCCGGCTTTTCTGTAAGGTATCACCCCGAAAATATTATAACTGTCAATCTGCGATGAACGATAATAAAATTATGCTTGCCCTCTCTGCTGGAGACCCAAACGGGATTGGGCCTGAAGTAATGCTTAAAGCTTTGGCTACGCTTAATTTGAAGGAAGTAGATGTGGTTGTGCTTGGCCACAAAGCGATTTTGGAAGCACATGCACAACATTTTTCCTTACCTATGCCCGCCAAAGTATATAATTTGCCTTCGGTAGTACCTTTTATAGAGTGGGGAAAAATTAGCAAATCGGCGGGTGAATTAAGTATGAAAGCAGTTGAAATGGCGGTGGATTGGTGTATTTCAGGAAGGGCAGATGCGATGGTAACAGCGCCCATCTCGAAAGAGGCCATTGGATTGGCAGGCTATACCATTCCGGGTCACACTGAGTTTATAGCCGATAGAATTGGTGCAAAAGACTTGACAATGATGCTCGTGTGCGATGAATTGCGTATAGGCTTGGTCACAACACACATCCCCATCGCTGAGGTGGCAAAACAGGTACAACCAAAGGCTATTTTAGACAAAGTCAGAATCATTCACCACAGCCTCATCAATGACTTCGGCATCTCGTCTCCTCGCATTGCCGTACTTGGCCTCAATCCTCATGCTGGCGATGGAGGCATGATTGGGCAGGAAGAAGAAACCATCATTCGTCCAGCGCTTTTAGAGGCACGGCGACAAGGTTTTAACGTCTCCGATCCATACGCAGCCGATGGATTTTTTGCTACACGACGTTGGAAAGATTACGATGCCGTTTTGGCCATGTATCACGACCAAGGATTAATCCCCTTTAAAACCATTGCTTTTGAACGTGGGGTCAATTTTACGGCCGGATTGCCCCTTATTCGTACTTCACCAGATCATGGTACGGCTTTTAATATTGCAGGACATGGTATTGCAAGCCCCGAAAGTATGAAAGATGCAATTATATTGGCTATAAATTTGGTAAAAAAAAGACGAGTATTTGCCTCCAAGAATTACAATATTTGAACATAATATTT is from Rhodothermia bacterium and encodes:
- the pdxA gene encoding 4-hydroxythreonine-4-phosphate dehydrogenase PdxA; amino-acid sequence: MNDNKIMLALSAGDPNGIGPEVMLKALATLNLKEVDVVVLGHKAILEAHAQHFSLPMPAKVYNLPSVVPFIEWGKISKSAGELSMKAVEMAVDWCISGRADAMVTAPISKEAIGLAGYTIPGHTEFIADRIGAKDLTMMLVCDELRIGLVTTHIPIAEVAKQVQPKAILDKVRIIHHSLINDFGISSPRIAVLGLNPHAGDGGMIGQEEETIIRPALLEARRQGFNVSDPYAADGFFATRRWKDYDAVLAMYHDQGLIPFKTIAFERGVNFTAGLPLIRTSPDHGTAFNIAGHGIASPESMKDAIILAINLVKKRRVFASKNYNI
- a CDS encoding GWxTD domain-containing protein encodes the protein MRKFFRLSQLLLLPIVVVAQQPNRAALLVSSNSQIFNEAIVYPTENKTGLAIFFRLPYDRLVFSRNREGEGSDSFVAEVKVTIELYKDGRRITDQNWNVRKFAASFEETKNKQKDLTGVVHFQSDPGVYAWRMTLNEQPGMWRSIQLPNFSQENQIGRPFVLTNTTANALMVQNLAGNVAFGADGLMAAFVNAEAVKWHLLKIPDREVQKMQERTAREQQMGRERAGGRLGIPNIQERDNPENIKPIPDRADIPIPENAVEVAKGDVTKWLNIGKISPNETGLGTEKGDHKLALIPLETQFLEDGHYAIVLEAGDKKRHYLFSTLWRDMPMSLLNLDMAIESMKFIVEKDELRQLRKGKANERAERFRAWWKAKDPTPNTPFNELMAEYFARVDYAAMAFQTGTRGMDGLLTDRARIYITQGAPEKTSRLLPDSGGVREIWEYQSGQKFVFEAASSLDPFVLVK